The region ATATGGAAGAAAAAAATATGCAGTTAATGCACAATTGTGAACAAGATAACAAGCAAAATTAATGATAATGACTATATCATCTTAATTTGCTTCCAATTATATTGTTTCGGGAGGTGTGTTATAAAAACAAAAATACATGTGCTGTAGCATTAAGTGGCTTCCGGGTTAAAGAATTGCCACTGAACCAAATCGGGAAGTGAAATATCGCCTAAGATAAGTACAATTTTAAAACGGATTAATGTGCATAGTCGATGCGTAGCGAGGGTTCGGTCTATATATACTCCGTAGTCCGTACTACTTCAGCACACCTACTCAAGCAGACGGACACCAAGATGGATCCTCTGGCCACCCTCCCCGACGACCTAATTTTCATGGAAATCTTGGTGCGACTGCCCGTCAAATGCCTTGCGCGCTGCAAATTCGTCAGCCCCAACTGGCGCGCCCGCATAGAGGGCGCCGACTTCGTCAGCCACCACCGCAAGCGCTCCAGCGCGAGTCGGCCGTCCATTCTTGTCATCCCCCGCAAGCATGGCATCGAAGACGAAGAAGAGTTCTCCGACGACATCAGCTTCTACCGCCTCGGGCCGGGACAGGCGCCCGacaccttcgaagacgaggcagagCTGATGCTGCAGAAGGCGTACCCACCCGAAGCGGAAGGCATCACGAACGTGATCTACCCCATGCACTGCGACGGCCTGGTCGCCATCGCGACCGGCACGGACCAGGTATTCCTGTGCAACCCAGCGACCAAGGAGTTCGTCGAGCTGCCGCTCGGCACCCCGGACGTCGACATCCACCGCATGAGGCCTCCATCGGCAGCCATCGGCTTCGACCAGTGGAAGAACCAGTACGTCGTCGCCAGGTACTTCTACCGGCGCCGGTGCTACAAGAAGCCCAGCGGCAAGCTTGACTACGACATCGGGCACGAGGTATTCACGCTCGGGAATAACTCCTGCTCCTGGGAAGCCACCGCCGACCCTCCTCACGCTATCGGTGACACGCCACCGGTGTGCACGCGAGATGCCATCTACTGGGGGTGCGACGGCATGGAAGACCCCCGGCCGAGCTCGCTGATGCGGTTTAGCCTGCGCTACAGGACGTTCGACTTGGTGCCATGCCCTCCTCGTTTCGCCTACAACTCCGGCATCGAGCATCTGGCAGATCTGGGCGGCAAGCTGTGCCACGTCAACCTTGCGACCTCGAAGACGGCCTTTGACGTGTGGCAGCTGGCGGACGACGGGACACTGTGGTTGCCGCGCTGCCGGATTGATTCAGGTGATGTTAGTTTCGGCTTTGGTGCCTTCTTGCTGCTTTTGGCCGCCGGTGGCAGGATGCTGACGATGGTGTCTGACGTCGACCAGAGGTTGTACTGGTGCGATGAGAGGAGCGGAGATGTCGAAAAAGTGATGAAGCTGGAAGATATCGATTTCGAGGGATGGGACGACTCAAACTACTGCATTCACCACGTCGTCCCTTATAGGGAGAGTCTCATCTCCATCGGGAACTATATGGTGTAATGCTGCTAGTCttatctttttttttaatttcttgTTTTGTTCATTAGTAGCTAGGTTCAACATACAATAAAGGGTTTGAGTGATATCAGGTTTTTGTCCCATAGTTTGTGTCTGAAGCAGGCACAAGTCAGTGGGTTTCCTGATATTGCTCCGAGCTCGCTACTTCTCTTTCCCCGCCTCCTGTTCTTCCAGTTACCAAAAATACTTTGCATTTCCGTTATGAGAGTAATGAAAAGGGGTAGCCCGGCTCgtataaaataaaaattaaaggtTTTGAGTTATGGTATGTGCAACTAGCAATAATATGAGTAGAGTCCAAAATCTTACTAGGTAGTGGTGTAATTTTCTCTAAAACTGGGCTAGAATATCCAGCATGAATTGTAAAAATATACATGCATGTGCAACCTCCATAAAAGAGAAGTGCTTTGGTACCATTACCCCCCTCCAAAAACATTGAAAAGGTTTCTTATTTTTCTCTGATTTATTCGGTAATTAATTAATTAGAAACTATTCCTAAACCATTTCGTATTTCTAACTCTCAATTGACTCGCCTCCCTGGCCAGTCCCCTCGTCAAGATTTTGCTCTTCCCTTTCAGGCTCGAGCAAATTCCCTCACGTCGCACCATACCGCCGCTCCCTGCCTGCTCCTTTTTAATCCAAGGGTAGTTATGATCTTAACCATAGATCTGCTTTgaaaattctaaacatttt is a window of Triticum dicoccoides isolate Atlit2015 ecotype Zavitan chromosome 2B, WEW_v2.0, whole genome shotgun sequence DNA encoding:
- the LOC119367893 gene encoding F-box protein At1g47810-like, encoding MDPLATLPDDLIFMEILVRLPVKCLARCKFVSPNWRARIEGADFVSHHRKRSSASRPSILVIPRKHGIEDEEEFSDDISFYRLGPGQAPDTFEDEAELMLQKAYPPEAEGITNVIYPMHCDGLVAIATGTDQVFLCNPATKEFVELPLGTPDVDIHRMRPPSAAIGFDQWKNQYVVARYFYRRRCYKKPSGKLDYDIGHEVFTLGNNSCSWEATADPPHAIGDTPPVCTRDAIYWGCDGMEDPRPSSLMRFSLRYRTFDLVPCPPRFAYNSGIEHLADLGGKLCHVNLATSKTAFDVWQLADDGTLWLPRCRIDSGDVSFGFGAFLLLLAAGGRMLTMVSDVDQRLYWCDERSGDVEKVMKLEDIDFEGWDDSNYCIHHVVPYRESLISIGNYMV